A genomic segment from Oscillospiraceae bacterium encodes:
- the ruvX gene encoding Holliday junction resolvase RuvX has protein sequence MIYMGVDYGDARTGIASTDAGGTLAVTKGSITEYNKQKLAQKLSDKMKELNAEAIVMGLPLNMNGTEGERALKTKELAKILEEEYNCKVILWDERCTTVMAHNIMNFTDTRGKKRKQTVDSLSAVLILQSYIDFKNKNL, from the coding sequence TTGATATATATGGGAGTGGACTATGGCGATGCCAGAACAGGCATTGCCTCAACAGATGCAGGCGGAACTCTTGCCGTAACAAAGGGAAGCATAACTGAATATAACAAGCAAAAGCTTGCCCAAAAGCTATCTGATAAAATGAAAGAGCTCAACGCAGAAGCAATAGTAATGGGACTTCCTCTTAATATGAACGGAACAGAAGGGGAAAGAGCTTTAAAAACAAAAGAGCTTGCAAAAATACTCGAAGAAGAGTATAATTGTAAAGTGATTTTGTGGGATGAACGGTGTACAACTGTAATGGCTCATAATATTATGAATTTTACCGATACAAGAGGTAAAAAAAGAAAGCAGACGGTTGACAGCCTTTCAGCTGTTTTGATTTTGCAGTCATATATTGATTTTAAAAATAAAAATCTATAA
- a CDS encoding polysaccharide deacetylase, whose protein sequence is MFLMKGFDFLKRIAITAIILILFLCGCNRTEDSLSSSDFSSSQIQQEIISSQQSLISSEVMSSEASSSSQTSSTPQSSQFSQYDNTKRDWGQGTNVNAQNQPLNCLNFAKQYGQYDAYFIAPSAPKKVYLTFDLGYENGYTEKIVNTLNEKNAIGVFFVTYDYYRASPHIVKKIVEDGHILGNHTKKHPSLPTVSEQRVIDEIMFVHDLIKQEYDYDMVFFRPPMGQFSHRSLKITQSLGYKSIFWSFAYKDWETDNQPDPVYAKNKIINAAHDGCIYLLHAVSKTNADILGDVIDGLRNKGFEIADLRELNGQ, encoded by the coding sequence ATGTTTTTAATGAAAGGTTTTGATTTTTTGAAAAGAATTGCAATTACAGCTATTATTTTAATTTTATTTCTATGTGGCTGTAACAGAACTGAGGATTCGTTATCTTCTTCTGATTTTTCTTCAAGCCAAATTCAGCAAGAAATCATTTCTTCGCAACAAAGTTTAATTTCTTCCGAAGTTATGTCTTCTGAAGCATCCTCAAGCTCACAAACATCTTCAACTCCTCAAAGCTCTCAATTTTCACAATATGATAACACAAAAAGAGATTGGGGACAGGGCACCAATGTAAACGCTCAAAATCAGCCCTTGAACTGTTTGAATTTTGCAAAACAATACGGACAGTATGATGCGTACTTTATAGCTCCATCAGCTCCTAAAAAAGTATATTTAACCTTTGATTTAGGCTATGAAAACGGATATACCGAAAAAATAGTTAACACCTTAAACGAGAAAAATGCAATAGGCGTTTTCTTTGTTACCTATGACTATTACAGAGCATCTCCGCACATCGTTAAAAAAATAGTCGAAGACGGTCATATTTTAGGAAACCACACTAAAAAGCACCCATCATTACCAACTGTATCCGAACAGCGTGTTATTGATGAAATAATGTTTGTCCACGATTTGATAAAGCAGGAATACGATTACGATATGGTATTTTTCAGACCTCCTATGGGACAGTTTTCTCATCGCAGCTTGAAGATAACTCAATCATTAGGCTATAAAAGTATTTTCTGGAGCTTTGCTTATAAGGATTGGGAAACCGATAATCAGCCTGACCCTGTATATGCAAAAAACAAAATAATCAATGCTGCTCACGACGGCTGTATTTATCTTTTGCACGCAGTTTCAAAAACAAATGCCGATATTTTGGGCGACGTTATTGACGGTCTGAGAAATAAAGGCTTTGAAATAGCTGATTTAAGAGAATTAAACGGACAATGA
- a CDS encoding dihydroorotate dehydrogenase electron transfer subunit, giving the protein MKNYVVQIIDNKKISDRLFDLTLLCPELAKEAKAGQFVHIKCGGETLLRRPISICDTNEDTLRLIIEIKGEGTKVLSKIQKGKSLEVIGPVGNGFSDIDFSQKVVFVGGGLGCVPLLMHAKKYGKNALILAGFRDKENIFLTQDYEKYGCKVIVATDDGSFGHHGYVTELLKKELENGCKTVFACGPHVMLKGVAQLTQSEDVFCEISTEERMGCGIGACLVCACETKYGFKHVCKDGPVFNSKNLVF; this is encoded by the coding sequence TTGAAAAATTACGTTGTTCAAATAATTGATAATAAAAAAATATCAGACAGACTTTTTGATTTAACCTTGCTTTGCCCTGAGCTTGCAAAGGAAGCAAAAGCAGGTCAGTTTGTTCATATCAAATGCGGGGGAGAAACTCTTTTAAGACGTCCCATAAGTATTTGTGATACAAATGAAGATACTTTGCGCCTTATAATCGAAATTAAAGGTGAAGGCACAAAGGTTTTATCAAAAATTCAAAAGGGAAAAAGCCTTGAGGTTATCGGACCTGTGGGCAACGGATTTTCTGATATAGACTTTAGCCAAAAGGTTGTTTTTGTAGGCGGCGGCTTAGGCTGTGTTCCTCTTTTGATGCATGCCAAAAAATACGGTAAAAACGCTTTGATTCTTGCAGGCTTCAGAGATAAAGAAAATATCTTCTTGACACAGGATTATGAAAAATACGGCTGTAAGGTTATAGTTGCAACGGATGACGGTTCTTTCGGGCATCACGGATACGTTACAGAGCTTTTGAAAAAAGAGCTTGAAAACGGCTGTAAAACAGTTTTTGCCTGCGGCCCTCATGTAATGCTTAAGGGCGTTGCTCAGCTAACTCAGAGTGAAGACGTATTTTGCGAAATATCTACGGAAGAAAGAATGGGCTGCGGTATAGGCGCTTGTCTTGTTTGCGCCTGTGAAACAAAATACGGCTTTAAGCACGTATGTAAAGACGGACCTGTTTTCAATTCGAAAAATTTAGTTTTCTAA
- a CDS encoding sialate O-acetylesterase has translation MKKSLILISFLILAILAGCTGNQTGSSLERIPVSQDISDTSNTNQSSSSAASNDRIPVSSDVSNSSSSTSSIPSANGAFTLPRLVADNMVLQRNASVRVWGEFSSDGTVTVSLNGKSFTGTCKNGFFEVTVKTGDAGGPYDMTLSCNGVTKQLKNILIGDVYICSGQSNVLMQVGALKDKTLLNTPVPDEIRLFHVWTKPSEKPLEDCTSRYDMWVQTSTMGVGHYDSFSALGYLYARELHEKTGVPIGIIQAAEGATLAASWLPQADVSKVNSINQAQDAAQRLIPSRMYNGMVHPLRKYTVKGVLWYQGESDLGNTTYDKTLEVFVSSWRRVFNNDKMTFTIVQLPRYGQQNWFELRELQKKAATAIQNCTYCVTIDCGEVNDIHPQDKEIVAVRAAQATLRDFYGKTEYKKNPVYKSHQISGSTVKVTFSNIDKGLFFQTEKTPGGKDWTTVTNGTGFEIKDASGKYFPATATLDGNTLVLTSSVAQPKGIRYAYGNFPEVSLFDKNGLPAEQFAINF, from the coding sequence ATGAAAAAAAGCTTAATTTTAATTTCATTTCTTATTTTAGCAATTCTTGCAGGCTGTACAGGAAATCAAACAGGCTCCTCTTTAGAAAGAATTCCTGTTTCTCAAGACATATCTGACACTTCAAATACCAACCAAAGCAGTTCTTCCGCAGCTTCAAATGACCGTATTCCCGTCAGCTCAGATGTTTCAAATTCATCTTCAAGCACATCTTCAATTCCATCAGCAAACGGCGCTTTTACTCTTCCCCGTTTAGTTGCTGACAATATGGTGCTTCAAAGAAATGCATCTGTACGTGTTTGGGGCGAGTTTTCCTCTGACGGCACTGTAACAGTATCCCTTAACGGCAAGAGCTTTACCGGTACTTGCAAAAACGGTTTCTTTGAAGTAACTGTAAAAACAGGAGATGCAGGCGGCCCCTACGATATGACTCTTTCCTGCAACGGAGTTACAAAACAGCTTAAAAACATTTTAATCGGCGATGTATACATTTGCTCAGGACAATCCAACGTTCTTATGCAAGTAGGAGCACTTAAGGATAAAACTCTTTTAAACACTCCTGTTCCCGATGAAATCCGTCTTTTCCACGTTTGGACAAAGCCTTCGGAAAAGCCTCTTGAGGATTGCACAAGCAGATATGATATGTGGGTACAGACAAGCACTATGGGTGTAGGACATTATGACAGCTTTTCAGCTCTCGGATATCTTTATGCAAGAGAGCTTCATGAAAAAACAGGCGTCCCCATAGGAATTATCCAGGCTGCAGAGGGCGCAACCTTAGCGGCTTCGTGGTTGCCTCAAGCTGATGTAAGCAAGGTCAACTCTATCAATCAGGCGCAAGATGCCGCTCAACGTTTAATACCCTCCCGAATGTATAACGGAATGGTGCATCCTTTAAGAAAATATACAGTCAAAGGTGTTCTTTGGTATCAAGGTGAAAGCGATTTGGGCAACACTACCTATGACAAAACTCTTGAGGTCTTTGTAAGCTCCTGGCGCCGTGTTTTCAACAACGATAAGATGACCTTTACAATAGTTCAGCTTCCCCGATACGGACAACAAAACTGGTTTGAGCTTCGTGAGCTTCAGAAAAAGGCAGCAACTGCCATTCAAAACTGCACCTATTGTGTCACTATAGATTGCGGTGAGGTTAATGATATTCATCCTCAGGATAAGGAAATTGTCGCTGTACGTGCGGCACAGGCAACCCTACGTGATTTCTACGGAAAGACTGAATACAAGAAAAATCCTGTTTATAAATCACATCAGATAAGCGGAAGCACTGTAAAAGTAACATTTTCCAATATCGACAAGGGTCTTTTCTTCCAGACAGAAAAAACACCTGGTGGAAAAGACTGGACAACAGTAACCAACGGAACAGGCTTTGAAATCAAAGACGCTTCGGGAAAATACTTTCCCGCTACTGCAACTCTTGATGGAAACACTCTTGTTCTTACAAGCTCTGTTGCTCAACCTAAGGGTATCAGATATGCTTACGGAAATTTCCCCGAGGTTTCACTCTTTGATAAAAACGGCTTACCCGCAGAACAGTTTGCAATAAACTTCTAA
- a CDS encoding sialate O-acetylesterase, whose protein sequence is MKESLILIALLLVSTILFGCAGKQANPSLASSDISDISNTEQSSSSTTDSNESTPVGSEVSNSSSSVSDNSSSTSSTPSANGTFTFPKLVSDNMVLQRNEKVRVWGEFTSDGTVTVTFRGKKFTGNCKKGKFEVMVDTGNAGGPYDMTLSCNGVTKELKNILVGDVYICSGQSNIIFWIGMLKDKTLLNTPVPDNIRLFHVWTNPSKEALDDCAGQNDKWVQVSTMGTEQYYHFSVVGYLFAREIYNQTGVPVGIIQSAESGTLAASWLPASDAILVNPINQKNDPEQRLIASRMYNGMIYPLRKYTVRGVLWYQGGGDMGNTTYDETLSTLVSSWRRVFKNNDMTFTIIQEIRYGHDNRFDLRELQKKAAITNENCTYSVNIDCGEFDDRHPQDKEPVAVRAAHATLRDFYGMTQFKKNPVYKSHQVSGSTVKVTLSNVDKGLFFQTEKTPGGKDWTTVTNGTGFEIKDASGKYYPATATLEGNTLVLTSSVAQPKGIRYAYGNFPEVSLFDKNGLPAEQFAINF, encoded by the coding sequence ATGAAAGAAAGTTTAATTTTAATCGCACTTCTCCTTGTTTCAACAATTCTTTTCGGCTGTGCAGGAAAGCAGGCAAATCCTTCCTTAGCCTCTTCGGATATATCAGACATTTCAAATACTGAGCAAAGCAGTTCTTCTACCACAGACTCAAATGAAAGTACTCCTGTCGGCTCAGAAGTTTCAAACTCATCTTCTTCAGTTTCTGACAATTCTTCAAGCACATCTTCAACGCCTTCAGCAAACGGCACCTTTACTTTTCCTAAATTGGTTTCTGACAATATGGTGCTTCAAAGAAATGAAAAAGTACGTGTTTGGGGTGAGTTTACCTCCGACGGTACTGTAACGGTAACTTTCAGAGGCAAGAAATTTACAGGCAATTGTAAAAAAGGTAAATTTGAAGTAATGGTAGACACAGGAAATGCAGGCGGTCCCTATGATATGACTCTTTCCTGTAACGGTGTTACAAAAGAGCTTAAAAACATTTTAGTTGGCGACGTATATATCTGTTCCGGGCAGTCGAATATTATTTTCTGGATAGGAATGCTTAAGGATAAAACTCTTTTAAATACCCCTGTTCCCGACAATATCCGTCTTTTCCACGTTTGGACAAACCCATCTAAAGAAGCCCTTGATGACTGTGCAGGTCAAAACGACAAATGGGTACAGGTAAGCACTATGGGCACAGAGCAATACTACCACTTCTCTGTTGTCGGCTATCTCTTTGCAAGAGAAATTTACAATCAGACAGGTGTACCTGTAGGAATTATACAATCCGCTGAGAGTGGAACCTTAGCGGCTTCGTGGTTACCTGCGTCCGATGCAATTTTAGTTAACCCAATCAATCAAAAAAATGACCCTGAGCAGCGTTTGATAGCCTCAAGAATGTACAACGGAATGATTTATCCTTTGAGAAAATATACCGTTAGAGGAGTGCTTTGGTATCAGGGCGGTGGAGATATGGGTAACACTACTTATGATGAGACACTCAGCACTCTTGTAAGCTCTTGGCGCCGTGTTTTCAAAAACAACGATATGACCTTTACAATAATTCAGGAGATCCGTTACGGACACGATAACCGTTTTGACCTTCGTGAACTTCAGAAAAAAGCGGCAATCACAAACGAAAACTGCACATATTCCGTAAATATAGACTGCGGTGAGTTTGATGACCGTCACCCACAGGATAAAGAACCTGTAGCTGTACGTGCCGCACACGCAACACTTCGTGATTTCTACGGAATGACACAGTTTAAGAAAAATCCTGTTTATAAATCACATCAGGTAAGCGGAAGCACTGTAAAAGTAACACTTTCCAATGTTGACAAAGGTCTTTTCTTCCAGACTGAAAAAACACCGGGCGGAAAAGACTGGACAACAGTAACTAACGGAACAGGGTTTGAAATCAAAGATGCTTCGGGAAAATACTATCCCGCTACTGCAACCCTTGAAGGAAACACTCTTGTTCTTACAAGCTCTGTTGCTCAGCCTAAGGGTATTAGATATGCTTACGGAAATTTCCCCGAGGTTTCCCTCTTTGACAAAAACGGATTACCCGCAGAACAGTTTGCAATAAACTTCTAA
- a CDS encoding methyltransferase domain-containing protein, whose product MAFGIFLNNNIFVGEAIGLEIFLKDGESVEELNIKGLKLIQHKDGFKFGTDSVLLAQFANPKPNDKIADFCTGSAIIPILLTARCDNLDITGIEINPQAVDLAQRNVLINSLKENIRIFHGDVSNIDFKAMPKASYDLVVCNPPYTQKGAGIECADEAKNIARFEIRCTLKDIIKNASELLRFGGRFCIVHKPERAAEIIYLCKAFNIEAKQMTLVTANGKTEPSIVLLEGRKNGNTGLRISIKNI is encoded by the coding sequence ATGGCTTTTGGTATATTCTTAAATAATAATATTTTTGTTGGGGAGGCGATTGGTTTGGAGATTTTTCTCAAGGACGGAGAAAGTGTTGAAGAGCTTAATATTAAAGGCTTAAAGCTTATTCAGCATAAAGACGGATTTAAATTCGGAACAGACTCTGTTTTGCTTGCTCAATTTGCAAATCCCAAACCTAATGACAAAATTGCAGATTTTTGCACAGGAAGCGCAATTATTCCCATATTGCTTACTGCCCGTTGTGATAATCTTGATATAACCGGTATTGAAATCAATCCTCAGGCTGTAGATTTAGCGCAACGGAATGTCCTTATCAATTCTCTTAAAGAAAATATTAGAATTTTTCACGGCGATGTCAGCAACATTGATTTCAAAGCTATGCCCAAAGCAAGCTATGATTTAGTTGTCTGCAACCCTCCCTATACTCAAAAAGGCGCAGGGATAGAATGTGCAGATGAAGCAAAAAATATTGCCCGTTTTGAAATTCGCTGTACTCTTAAGGACATAATTAAAAATGCTTCTGAGTTACTTCGCTTTGGCGGAAGATTTTGCATAGTTCATAAGCCCGAAAGAGCCGCTGAAATTATTTACCTTTGCAAAGCCTTTAACATTGAAGCAAAGCAGATGACTCTTGTTACTGCCAACGGCAAAACCGAGCCTTCCATAGTTTTGCTTGAAGGCAGAAAAAACGGAAATACGGGCTTGCGTATTTCAATAAAGAATATTTAA